The proteins below come from a single Streptomyces tubercidicus genomic window:
- a CDS encoding chorismate-binding protein has product MHDFAPMARFGGLIATDLRDVTSDPAALDSTGWWAVAADFEGTVVCARFGDVRPATAADRPAADGWRGPAPGDWTSSLDRDAYTGGVRRVREHIAAGDVYQVNLCRVLTAPLPDPGRADVDALSEVLARGNPAPYAGTIRLPGHGVEIASASPELYLRRADRTVTSGPIKGTGRTAADLSAKDRAENVMIVDLVRNDLGRVCATGSVTVPALCAVEEHPGLVHLVSTVRGELAEANEKTAWADLLDATFPPGSVTGAPKSSALRIIDELETAPRGPYCGGIGWVDADRRTGELAVGIRTFWIDRTPPGGPVLRFGAGAGIIWDSDPEREWAETELKARRLLAVASGLHEVSGGKR; this is encoded by the coding sequence GTGCACGACTTCGCTCCGATGGCACGCTTCGGCGGCCTGATAGCCACTGATCTGCGGGATGTGACCAGCGACCCCGCGGCCCTGGACTCCACGGGCTGGTGGGCGGTCGCCGCCGACTTCGAGGGCACCGTGGTCTGTGCCCGCTTCGGCGACGTCCGGCCGGCCACCGCGGCGGACCGGCCCGCCGCCGACGGCTGGCGCGGCCCCGCCCCCGGCGACTGGACCAGCTCGCTGGACCGGGACGCCTATACCGGCGGCGTACGACGCGTCCGTGAACACATCGCGGCCGGCGATGTCTACCAAGTGAACCTCTGCCGGGTGCTGACCGCGCCGCTGCCCGACCCCGGCCGCGCGGATGTCGACGCGCTGTCCGAGGTGCTGGCCCGCGGGAATCCGGCGCCGTACGCGGGCACGATCCGGCTGCCCGGCCACGGTGTGGAGATCGCCAGTGCCTCCCCGGAGCTGTATCTGCGGCGCGCGGACCGCACCGTCACCTCCGGTCCCATCAAGGGGACCGGGCGTACGGCGGCGGATCTCTCGGCGAAGGACCGGGCGGAGAACGTGATGATCGTGGACCTGGTCCGCAACGATCTGGGCCGGGTCTGCGCCACCGGATCCGTAACCGTCCCGGCACTGTGCGCCGTCGAGGAACACCCCGGCCTGGTCCATCTCGTCTCCACGGTGCGCGGTGAGCTGGCGGAGGCGAACGAGAAGACGGCCTGGGCGGATCTGCTGGACGCGACTTTCCCGCCCGGGTCGGTCACCGGCGCCCCCAAGTCCAGCGCGCTGCGGATCATCGACGAGCTGGAGACCGCCCCCCGCGGCCCGTATTGCGGAGGCATCGGCTGGGTCGACGCGGACCGCCGCACCGGTGAGCTCGCGGTCGGTATCCGGACGTTCTGGATCGACCGCACCCCGCCCGGCGGCCCGGTGCTGCGCTTCGGTGCCGGTGCGGGGATCATCTGGGACTCCGATCCCGAGCGGGAGTGGGCCGAGACCGAGTTGAAGGCGCGCAGGCTGCTGGCGGTAGCGTCGGGCCTGCACGAGGTGAGTGGAGGAAAGCGATGA
- a CDS encoding aminotransferase class IV, which yields MKIWLDGELQDAESARVSVFDHGLTVGDGVFETIKAQHGRAFALTRHLERLTTSARGLGLPDPDLDEVRRGCEAVMAANPMALGRLRLTYTGGVSPLGSDRGDAGPTLVIALSETTRRPDTTAAVTVPWTRNERGALTGLKTTSYGENVVALARARERGASEALFANTVGALCEGTGANVFVVLDGELHTPPLHSGCLAGITRALTVDWAGAKETDLPLDALERAEEIFLTSTLRDVQAVNRIDDRQLADAPGPVTAEAMRIFDERAAADFDPR from the coding sequence ATGAAGATCTGGCTCGACGGGGAACTGCAGGACGCCGAGAGCGCCCGGGTCTCGGTTTTCGACCACGGGCTGACGGTCGGCGACGGGGTCTTCGAGACCATCAAGGCCCAGCACGGCCGGGCCTTCGCCCTGACCCGCCATCTGGAGCGCCTGACCACCTCCGCCCGCGGGCTCGGGCTGCCCGATCCCGATCTCGACGAGGTGCGGCGCGGCTGTGAGGCGGTGATGGCGGCCAACCCGATGGCCCTCGGCCGGCTGCGGCTCACCTACACCGGCGGTGTCTCCCCGCTCGGCTCGGACCGCGGCGACGCCGGCCCCACCCTGGTCATCGCGCTCTCCGAGACCACCCGCCGCCCCGACACCACCGCGGCCGTCACCGTCCCGTGGACCCGTAACGAACGCGGGGCGCTCACCGGCCTGAAGACCACGTCATACGGCGAGAACGTGGTCGCCCTGGCCCGCGCGCGTGAACGGGGCGCTTCCGAGGCGCTGTTCGCCAACACCGTCGGCGCGCTCTGCGAAGGCACCGGCGCCAATGTCTTCGTCGTCCTGGACGGCGAACTGCACACCCCGCCGCTGCACTCCGGCTGCCTGGCGGGCATCACCCGCGCCCTGACCGTCGACTGGGCCGGCGCCAAGGAGACCGACCTGCCGCTGGACGCCCTGGAGCGGGCCGAGGAGATCTTCCTGACCTCCACACTGCGCGATGTCCAGGCCGTGAACCGTATCGACGACCGCCAACTCGCCGACGCTCCGGGCCCGGTGACCGCGGAAGCCATGCGGATCTTCGATGAGCGGGCGGCCGCCGACTTCGATCCGCGGTGA
- the cobT gene encoding nicotinate-nucleotide--dimethylbenzimidazole phosphoribosyltransferase has protein sequence MTDTGQVPGEGQPENAGGHPGQPQPAAAPSPADAGPTELPGMVPAPGAYPYPGQPEDDDLLLMPGTQGAWSEQPAPQPYPQPQETHHGADQQPQQGAPFDAAAQGTTGFEPMPAQAGDHESGGRDSGSVDLGSVRIPQPAAPQPDRARAAAPATPPRRPLHMGPPVPDATGGVVRSLADRGPAAAPTPSAARHAGPPTGGPEYFDTPAAATPDEQLVTGPQAEAQSAADLPYAEQPPGEAPAGQTFAAPSYGEQPYGGQLHPEQAYGAAGQGPLPGPQLGEIPSQVPQWNQAAAAPFAETVAPEAPAAPAEAVQPAPAVQTAPQDAALPVEQPMPLPAEDAAQPVDGAPAAGAAVAAAAGQEAQAEAPMQPQDGVAETAPEAVPDAAPAGQDDTDRTDAAVVAGAAPGMVTADGPVADVPGDQEAHGQEAPGQEVPAEAAPAADVVAPEALVQDASGQVPAAAQQAEAVAAEAQQQPAEEPAQNAPGEPEAQAPTEPADAPEPAPEPEPASSDAAGPAAEPVAEQPAADAPAEALQAPQDEPSAGQTAEPEQSETAAEAVAEAVATEPQPEPTADAPAESAPGRPTPPEATDATPAADPTEPMPGTAPQGPVDLPAADNGAPEEQAVIEPPEEQQPAPGEPQPGAPENAAQPAEEPAQEATDTPAGQQPASPSSDDTDTPAEPHTPAAEAPPAEPAENAASTEDTAPAAAAEPTEPAEATPDAPAEAPDEARPVTVHIPAQASGEHAPVDAPAPQAPAPEGEPTADSDETPQQQDAAALVQLGEGQDDEQPQTADEQDPAGMSAVADALLSPAAGYDDSERAAVHRVIRERRDIRNGFRSDPIPHDVLLRVLEAAHTAPSVGHSQPWDFVVIRSDETREKMHQLAMAQREAYAKSLPKARAKQFRELKIEAILETPVNIVVTADSTRGGRHTLGRHTQPQMAPYSSALAVENLWLAARAEGLGVGWVSFFDEREMVRELGLPEHLEVVAYLCIGYVDEFPEDPELLQAGWSKRRPLSWVVHEETYGRRALPGESPHDLLQETLQGIRPLDAKALGEAWERQKRMTKPAGALGMLEIISAQLSGLSRKCPPPIPEPAAVAIFAGDHGVHAQGVTPWPQEVTGQMVANFLGGGAVCNAFANQVGAEVCVVDVGVASDLPATPGLLPRKVRAGTADFTAGPAMTQEDVLKAIEVGIDTARDLVAAGNKALLTGEMGIANTTTSAALISVYTGDDPAEVTGRGTGINDETHARKVDVVRRALELHQPDPADPIGVLAAIGGLEHAALVGLILGGASLRTPVILDGVSAGAAALVARAIAPEALAACIAGHRSAEPGHVAALNKLGLRPLVDLDLRLGEGTGALLALPVVQSAARAMHEVATFDSAGVTEKT, from the coding sequence ATGACCGACACCGGCCAGGTCCCGGGCGAGGGACAGCCGGAGAACGCAGGCGGACATCCCGGGCAGCCGCAGCCGGCGGCCGCTCCTTCCCCTGCCGACGCCGGACCGACGGAGCTGCCGGGCATGGTGCCTGCCCCGGGCGCATACCCCTACCCCGGCCAGCCCGAGGACGACGATCTGCTGCTGATGCCGGGCACCCAGGGCGCCTGGAGCGAGCAGCCCGCGCCCCAGCCGTACCCGCAGCCGCAGGAGACCCACCACGGCGCGGACCAGCAGCCCCAGCAGGGCGCGCCGTTCGACGCGGCCGCCCAGGGGACCACCGGCTTCGAGCCGATGCCCGCCCAGGCCGGCGACCACGAGAGCGGCGGACGGGACTCCGGTTCCGTCGACCTCGGCTCCGTCCGTATTCCCCAGCCCGCGGCCCCGCAGCCGGACCGGGCCCGCGCGGCCGCCCCCGCCACGCCCCCGCGCCGTCCGCTGCACATGGGCCCGCCCGTCCCCGACGCGACCGGCGGCGTGGTCCGTTCGCTCGCCGACCGCGGACCGGCAGCGGCCCCCACCCCGTCCGCCGCCCGGCACGCCGGACCCCCTACGGGCGGCCCCGAATACTTCGACACCCCGGCGGCGGCCACACCGGATGAGCAGCTGGTGACCGGCCCGCAGGCCGAGGCGCAGAGCGCCGCTGACCTGCCGTATGCCGAGCAGCCCCCCGGGGAGGCGCCGGCCGGGCAGACCTTCGCCGCGCCGTCGTACGGTGAGCAGCCCTACGGTGGGCAGTTGCACCCCGAGCAGGCCTACGGGGCCGCGGGGCAGGGCCCGTTGCCCGGCCCGCAGCTCGGCGAGATCCCGTCGCAGGTGCCGCAGTGGAACCAGGCCGCAGCGGCCCCGTTTGCAGAAACGGTCGCCCCCGAGGCTCCCGCCGCGCCCGCCGAGGCCGTGCAGCCCGCCCCCGCCGTGCAGACCGCTCCGCAGGACGCGGCGCTGCCCGTTGAACAGCCGATGCCGCTGCCGGCCGAGGACGCCGCGCAGCCCGTGGACGGCGCCCCAGCCGCCGGGGCTGCCGTCGCCGCCGCTGCCGGGCAGGAAGCGCAGGCCGAGGCGCCGATGCAGCCCCAGGACGGCGTTGCGGAGACGGCGCCCGAGGCGGTGCCCGACGCGGCCCCGGCCGGTCAGGACGACACGGACCGGACGGACGCCGCCGTGGTGGCGGGCGCCGCGCCGGGCATGGTGACGGCGGATGGTCCGGTCGCGGACGTCCCGGGGGACCAGGAAGCCCACGGCCAGGAAGCTCCCGGCCAGGAAGTCCCCGCCGAGGCAGCCCCCGCGGCGGACGTCGTCGCACCGGAAGCCCTCGTGCAGGACGCGTCCGGCCAGGTCCCCGCCGCCGCGCAGCAGGCCGAGGCCGTCGCGGCCGAGGCGCAGCAGCAGCCTGCCGAGGAGCCCGCCCAGAACGCGCCCGGCGAGCCCGAGGCACAGGCACCGACGGAGCCCGCCGACGCCCCGGAGCCGGCCCCGGAGCCGGAGCCGGCCTCGTCCGACGCCGCCGGTCCGGCCGCGGAGCCCGTAGCGGAACAGCCCGCGGCCGACGCCCCCGCCGAGGCCCTCCAGGCACCGCAGGACGAGCCGAGCGCCGGGCAGACCGCCGAGCCCGAGCAGTCCGAGACCGCCGCCGAGGCTGTCGCGGAGGCCGTCGCCACCGAGCCCCAGCCGGAGCCCACCGCGGACGCCCCGGCCGAATCCGCCCCGGGCCGGCCCACCCCGCCGGAGGCCACCGACGCCACCCCGGCCGCCGACCCCACCGAACCGATGCCCGGCACCGCCCCCCAGGGCCCCGTCGACCTGCCCGCCGCCGACAACGGTGCGCCCGAGGAACAGGCCGTCATAGAGCCGCCCGAGGAGCAGCAGCCGGCCCCCGGAGAGCCGCAGCCCGGCGCCCCCGAGAACGCCGCCCAGCCCGCCGAGGAGCCCGCCCAGGAGGCCACGGACACCCCCGCCGGCCAGCAGCCCGCGTCGCCCTCCTCGGACGACACCGACACCCCCGCCGAGCCGCACACCCCCGCGGCCGAGGCGCCCCCCGCCGAGCCCGCTGAAAACGCCGCGTCCACCGAGGACACCGCGCCCGCCGCCGCTGCCGAGCCCACCGAACCCGCCGAGGCCACCCCCGACGCCCCCGCCGAAGCACCCGACGAAGCCCGGCCCGTCACCGTCCACATCCCGGCCCAGGCCTCCGGCGAGCACGCCCCCGTCGACGCCCCGGCCCCCCAGGCCCCGGCCCCCGAGGGCGAGCCCACCGCCGACTCCGACGAGACCCCCCAGCAGCAGGACGCCGCCGCACTCGTCCAGCTCGGCGAGGGCCAGGACGACGAGCAGCCGCAGACGGCCGACGAGCAGGACCCCGCCGGGATGTCCGCTGTCGCCGACGCCCTGTTGTCACCGGCCGCCGGGTACGACGACTCCGAGCGCGCCGCCGTGCACCGCGTGATCCGCGAACGCCGCGACATCCGCAACGGCTTCCGCAGCGACCCGATCCCCCACGACGTACTGCTGCGCGTCCTGGAGGCCGCCCACACCGCGCCCAGCGTCGGCCACTCCCAGCCCTGGGACTTCGTGGTCATCCGCTCGGACGAGACCCGCGAGAAGATGCACCAGCTCGCGATGGCGCAGCGCGAGGCGTACGCCAAGTCGCTGCCCAAGGCGCGCGCCAAGCAGTTCCGCGAGCTGAAGATCGAGGCGATCCTCGAAACGCCGGTGAACATCGTCGTCACCGCCGACTCCACCCGCGGCGGCCGGCACACCCTCGGCCGCCACACCCAGCCGCAGATGGCCCCGTACTCCTCCGCGCTCGCGGTCGAGAACCTCTGGCTCGCGGCCCGCGCCGAGGGCCTGGGCGTCGGCTGGGTCAGCTTCTTCGACGAGCGGGAGATGGTCCGCGAACTGGGCCTGCCCGAGCACCTCGAAGTCGTCGCCTACCTGTGCATCGGTTACGTCGACGAGTTCCCGGAGGACCCCGAGCTGCTGCAGGCCGGCTGGTCCAAGCGCCGCCCGCTGTCCTGGGTCGTCCACGAGGAGACCTACGGCCGCCGCGCGCTGCCCGGCGAGAGCCCGCACGACCTGCTCCAGGAGACCCTCCAGGGCATCCGCCCGCTGGACGCCAAGGCGCTCGGCGAGGCATGGGAGCGGCAGAAGCGGATGACCAAGCCCGCCGGGGCGCTGGGCATGCTGGAGATCATCTCCGCGCAGCTGTCCGGACTGTCCCGCAAGTGCCCGCCGCCGATCCCGGAGCCCGCCGCCGTCGCGATCTTCGCCGGTGACCACGGTGTGCACGCCCAGGGCGTGACCCCCTGGCCCCAGGAGGTCACCGGCCAGATGGTCGCCAACTTCCTGGGCGGCGGCGCGGTCTGCAACGCCTTCGCCAACCAGGTCGGCGCCGAGGTCTGCGTCGTCGACGTCGGCGTCGCGAGCGATCTCCCGGCCACCCCCGGTCTGCTGCCGCGCAAGGTCCGCGCCGGCACCGCCGACTTCACGGCCGGCCCGGCGATGACCCAGGAGGACGTGCTCAAGGCCATCGAGGTCGGTATCGACACCGCCCGTGACCTCGTCGCGGCCGGCAACAAGGCGCTGCTCACGGGCGAGATGGGCATCGCCAACACCACCACCTCCGCCGCGCTGATCTCCGTCTACACCGGTGACGACCCGGCCGAGGTCACCGGCCGCGGCACCGGCATCAACGACGAGACGCACGCCCGCAAGGTCGATGTCGTCCGCCGCGCCCTGGAACTCCACCAGCCCGACCCGGCCGACCCCATCGGCGTCCTCGCCGCGATCGGCGGCCTGGAGCACGCCGCCCTCGTCGGCCTGATCCTGGGCGGCGCCTCGCTGCGTACCCCGGTGATCCTCGACGGGGTCAGCGCCGGCGCCGCCGCCCTGGTCGCCCGCGCCATCGCCCCCGAGGCGCTGGCGGCCTGCATCGCCGGCCACCGCAGCGCCGAGCCCGGCCATGTCGCGGCCCTGAACAAGCTCGGCCTGCGCCCGCTGGTCGACCTCGATCTGCGCCTCGGCGAGGGCACCGGCGCCCTGCTCGCCCTCCCCGTGGTGCAGAGCGCCGCCCGCGCCATGCACGAGGTCGCCACCTTCGACTCCGCCGGAGTGACGGAGAAGACCTGA
- a CDS encoding TrmH family RNA methyltransferase, translating into MAEIITIDDPDDPRLADYTGLTDVELRRRREPAEGLFIAEGEKVIRRARHAGYPMRSMLLSAKWVDVMRDVIDEVPAPVYAVTPALAERVTGYHVHRGALASMQRKPLPTATDLLAGTRRIVVMEAVNDHTNIGAIFRSAAALGMDAVLLSPDCADPLYRRSVKVSMGAVFSVPYARLDSWPRDLAAVREAGFKLLALTPAEKATAIDEAAPHTLERAALMLGAEGDGLSTGALRAADEWVRIPMAHGVDSLNVGAAAAVAFYAVATGRPA; encoded by the coding sequence GTGGCAGAAATCATCACCATCGATGACCCGGACGACCCGCGGCTGGCCGACTACACCGGCCTGACCGACGTCGAGCTGCGGCGCCGGCGCGAGCCCGCCGAGGGGCTCTTCATCGCCGAGGGCGAGAAGGTCATCCGGCGGGCCCGGCACGCCGGTTACCCGATGCGCTCCATGCTGCTCTCGGCCAAGTGGGTCGACGTCATGCGTGATGTCATCGACGAGGTCCCGGCACCGGTCTACGCCGTCACCCCGGCCCTCGCCGAGCGGGTGACGGGCTATCACGTGCACCGCGGCGCACTGGCCTCGATGCAGCGCAAGCCACTGCCGACGGCCACCGATCTCCTCGCCGGGACCCGCCGCATCGTGGTCATGGAAGCGGTCAACGACCACACCAACATCGGCGCGATCTTCCGCAGCGCGGCGGCTCTGGGCATGGACGCGGTGCTGCTCTCCCCGGACTGCGCCGATCCGCTCTACCGCCGCTCGGTGAAGGTCTCCATGGGCGCGGTGTTCTCCGTGCCGTACGCCCGCCTGGACAGCTGGCCCCGGGACCTGGCCGCCGTACGGGAAGCCGGTTTCAAGCTGCTCGCCCTCACCCCGGCCGAAAAGGCCACCGCCATCGACGAGGCGGCCCCGCACACCCTGGAGCGCGCGGCGCTGATGCTGGGCGCCGAGGGCGACGGCCTGAGCACCGGCGCCTTGCGGGCCGCCGACGAATGGGTCCGCATCCCGATGGCCCACGGCGTCGACTCCCTCAACGTCGGCGCAGCCGCCGCAGTGGCCTTCTACGCGGTGGCAACGGGCCGCCCCGCATAG
- a CDS encoding serine/threonine-protein kinase has protein sequence MAMMRLRREDPRVVGTFRLHRRLGAGGMGVVYLGSDKRGQRVALKVIRPDLAEDQEFRSRFAREVSAARRIRGGCTARLVAADLDADRPWFATQYVPGPSLHDKVNEEGPLSPAQVASIGAALSEGLLAVHDAGVVHRDLKPSNILLSPKGPRIIDFGIAWATGASTLTHVGTAVGSPGFLAPEQVRGAAVTPATDIFALGATLAYACTADSPFGQGSSEVMLYRVVHEEAQLAGVPDALAPLLASCLAKDPADRPSTLSLSLRLKEIAAREAHGLSGGPLDSGAGAGWERVERRPSERPTGQRAEEYARQRTERRTAGTSSPRPHPSRPPVPREAAARPSGPVPAAGKNPRTGGRNGRRVPAARPTGRNGSRTPVRTTSGGRRPGPDRRLLRQRIIVFVVVTLLVALGIAAAQGCQGPARGLGAVGAGPAVVTAGVVGPYAGVEEP, from the coding sequence ATGGCGATGATGCGGCTCCGACGCGAGGACCCGCGTGTCGTCGGGACGTTCCGGCTGCACCGCCGGCTCGGCGCGGGCGGGATGGGCGTGGTCTACCTCGGCTCGGACAAGCGCGGGCAGCGGGTGGCGCTCAAGGTGATCCGGCCGGACCTGGCGGAGGATCAGGAATTCCGCTCGCGGTTCGCCCGTGAGGTCTCCGCCGCCCGGCGGATCCGCGGGGGCTGTACGGCCCGGCTGGTCGCGGCCGATCTCGACGCGGACCGCCCCTGGTTCGCCACCCAGTACGTCCCGGGGCCCTCGCTGCACGACAAGGTCAACGAGGAGGGGCCGCTGTCCCCGGCGCAGGTCGCCTCGATCGGCGCCGCGCTGTCCGAGGGGCTGCTGGCGGTGCATGACGCGGGCGTGGTGCACCGCGATCTGAAGCCGTCCAACATTCTGCTGTCGCCCAAGGGCCCGCGGATCATCGACTTCGGTATCGCCTGGGCGACCGGCGCCAGCACGCTGACCCATGTCGGTACGGCCGTCGGCTCACCCGGCTTTCTGGCGCCGGAGCAGGTGCGCGGGGCCGCGGTGACCCCGGCGACGGACATCTTCGCGCTGGGCGCCACCCTCGCTTACGCCTGCACCGCGGACTCCCCCTTCGGGCAAGGGAGTTCGGAGGTCATGCTCTATCGCGTGGTCCACGAGGAGGCGCAGCTCGCCGGGGTGCCGGACGCGCTGGCTCCGCTGCTCGCCTCGTGTCTGGCCAAGGACCCGGCGGACCGCCCCAGCACCCTGTCGCTGTCGCTGCGGCTCAAGGAGATCGCGGCCCGTGAGGCGCACGGTCTGTCGGGCGGCCCCCTGGACAGCGGGGCCGGGGCCGGCTGGGAGCGGGTGGAGCGCCGGCCCTCGGAGCGGCCGACCGGGCAGCGCGCCGAGGAGTACGCGCGCCAGCGCACCGAGCGCCGGACGGCGGGCACTTCCTCGCCGCGGCCGCACCCCTCCCGTCCCCCGGTTCCCCGGGAGGCGGCGGCCCGGCCGTCCGGCCCGGTCCCGGCCGCGGGAAAGAATCCGCGGACCGGCGGCCGGAACGGGCGACGGGTGCCGGCCGCGCGGCCCACGGGGCGAAACGGTTCACGTACCCCGGTGCGTACGACATCGGGCGGGCGCCGGCCGGGTCCGGACCGTCGGCTGCTGCGCCAGCGCATCATCGTGTTCGTGGTGGTGACGCTGCTGGTGGCACTCGGTATCGCGGCGGCTCAGGGGTGCCAGGGGCCGGCCCGTGGGCTGGGTGCGGTGGGGGCGGGGCCGGCGGTGGTCACGGCCGGGGTCGTGGGGCCTTACGCGGGGGTGGAGGAGCCCTAA
- the cobA gene encoding uroporphyrinogen-III C-methyltransferase, with the protein MAEHAAEHAAYPVGLRLSGRRVVVLGAGQVAQRRLPSLVAAGADVLLISPSATPSVEAMADAGEVRWERRRYRDGDLDGAWYALISTDDPEANAAASQEAEDRRVWCVRSDDAEAATAWTPATGRSEGVTVAVLTGRDPRRSAAVRDAIVEGLRDGSIAAPHHRRPHTPGVALVGGGPGDPDLITVRGRRLLAEADVVIADRLGPRDLLAELPPHVEVIDAAKIPYGRFMAQEAINNALIEHAKAGKAVVRLKGGDPFVFGRGMEEAQALAEAGIPCTVVPGISSTISVPGAAGIPVTHRGVAHEFTVVSGHVAPDDERSLVDWPALATLRGTLVILMGVENSGAIAAKLIAHGRAADTPAAVIQEGTTAAQRRVDATLATLGETVRAEGVRPPAVIVIGEVVAVAPAPR; encoded by the coding sequence ATGGCTGAGCACGCCGCCGAACACGCCGCCTACCCCGTCGGACTGCGGCTGTCCGGCCGCCGGGTGGTCGTCCTGGGCGCCGGACAGGTCGCCCAGCGCCGGCTCCCGTCCCTGGTCGCCGCCGGCGCCGATGTCCTGCTGATCTCCCCGTCGGCCACCCCGTCCGTCGAGGCGATGGCCGACGCCGGTGAGGTCCGCTGGGAGCGGCGCCGCTACCGGGACGGCGACCTCGACGGCGCCTGGTACGCGCTGATCTCCACCGACGACCCGGAGGCCAACGCCGCCGCGTCCCAGGAGGCCGAGGACCGCCGGGTGTGGTGCGTACGCTCCGACGATGCCGAGGCGGCCACCGCCTGGACCCCGGCCACCGGCCGCAGTGAGGGCGTCACCGTCGCCGTGCTCACCGGCCGCGACCCGCGCCGCTCCGCCGCCGTACGCGACGCCATCGTCGAGGGCCTCCGGGACGGCAGCATCGCCGCCCCGCACCACCGCCGCCCCCACACGCCCGGCGTGGCGCTGGTCGGCGGCGGCCCCGGCGACCCGGACCTGATCACCGTCCGCGGCCGCCGCCTGCTCGCCGAGGCCGATGTCGTCATCGCCGACCGCCTCGGCCCCCGCGATCTGCTCGCCGAACTCCCGCCGCACGTCGAGGTCATCGACGCCGCGAAGATCCCCTACGGGCGGTTCATGGCCCAGGAGGCCATCAACAACGCGCTGATCGAGCACGCCAAGGCCGGCAAGGCCGTGGTCCGGCTCAAGGGCGGCGACCCGTTCGTCTTCGGCCGCGGCATGGAGGAGGCCCAGGCACTCGCCGAGGCCGGCATCCCCTGCACGGTCGTCCCCGGCATCTCCAGCACCATCTCGGTGCCCGGCGCCGCCGGAATTCCCGTCACCCACCGCGGCGTCGCCCATGAATTCACCGTCGTCAGCGGCCATGTCGCCCCCGACGACGAGCGTTCGCTGGTGGACTGGCCCGCGCTCGCCACACTGCGCGGCACCCTCGTCATCCTGATGGGCGTGGAGAACAGCGGCGCCATCGCCGCCAAGCTCATCGCCCACGGCCGCGCCGCCGACACCCCCGCCGCCGTCATCCAGGAGGGCACCACCGCGGCCCAGCGCCGCGTCGACGCCACCCTCGCGACACTCGGCGAGACCGTACGGGCCGAGGGCGTCCGCCCCCCGGCGGTCATCGTCATCGGCGAGGTCGTCGCCGTAGCCCCCGCCCCCAGGTAA
- a CDS encoding GNAT family N-acetyltransferase, producing MTTTLRPAGPEERHDDAHRARSYDVCVNSRRVGGIRLTTDARFGPAAGRIAELAIDEPDRHRGRATVAALAAEEVLRGWGCRQIELTVPADAEAAGRLAAALGYTERSRMMSKPLTAPPPLPEGSTDRALSEAEYPAWRDAALAEHIRTQIGQGMSRARAEETAAAGHRALLPEGAETPDQALRVLAHGGADVGSIWVALRMPDQPGGYVVDVRVAPAHRGQGHGRTLMGVAERESLAAGRSSLGLNVYAGNAPALGLYASLGYRPTGYLLWKPIL from the coding sequence GTGACCACAACGCTGCGCCCCGCGGGACCGGAAGAACGGCACGATGACGCGCACCGCGCCCGCTCGTACGACGTCTGTGTCAACAGCCGCCGGGTCGGCGGGATACGGCTGACGACGGACGCCCGGTTCGGCCCGGCGGCCGGCCGGATCGCGGAGCTGGCCATCGACGAGCCGGACCGGCACCGGGGCCGTGCCACGGTCGCCGCGCTCGCCGCCGAAGAAGTGCTGCGGGGCTGGGGCTGCCGGCAGATCGAGCTGACCGTCCCGGCCGACGCCGAGGCCGCCGGGCGGCTCGCGGCTGCGCTGGGCTACACCGAGCGCAGCCGCATGATGAGCAAGCCCCTCACCGCGCCGCCCCCGCTGCCCGAGGGCAGCACCGACCGTGCGCTGAGCGAGGCGGAGTACCCGGCCTGGCGGGACGCCGCGCTCGCCGAGCACATCCGTACGCAGATCGGCCAGGGGATGTCCCGGGCACGCGCCGAGGAGACCGCGGCCGCCGGCCACCGCGCCCTGCTCCCGGAGGGGGCGGAGACGCCCGACCAGGCGCTGCGCGTCCTGGCCCACGGCGGCGCGGACGTCGGCAGCATCTGGGTCGCGCTGCGGATGCCGGACCAGCCCGGCGGCTATGTCGTCGATGTACGGGTCGCCCCCGCACACCGGGGGCAGGGCCACGGCCGCACCCTGATGGGCGTCGCCGAGCGGGAGAGCCTCGCGGCCGGCCGCAGCAGCCTCGGCCTGAACGTCTACGCGGGCAACGCCCCGGCGCTCGGCCTCTACGCCTCGCTGGGCTACCGGCCCACCGGGTATCTGCTGTGGAAGCCGATCCTGTGA